In the Brassica napus cultivar Da-Ae chromosome A7, Da-Ae, whole genome shotgun sequence genome, one interval contains:
- the LOC106357557 gene encoding serine/threonine-protein kinase 19 homolog isoform X1, translated as MLNEMKNNCTNQETSAAAAGGKKKRRREEEEEVGCSHAANEDECFSLQDELTFSDTSVALRMMRSQFPRIDQASVPPFILQSQLYSSVNDRTQVDRELERLRRDKVVRVFKLNTGQDDHAIIFLDDYLNQVDRIAKRMEEKKQSDTDIFKWFKEHVLDSKLEPSIAHHELCSLLSLGGNVKDAHITLLINAGLLTRQLIDPDMYWFAIPGIGKLWKALLQGRKELLSLLKRKRHKEMFLAELEKKRLRYSPLDMRFHIRDLIGSGHLKTFQTTSGLVVRVSTD; from the exons ATGCTTAATGAAATGAAGAATAATTGCACAAATCAGGAAACCTCCGCCGCCGCTGCCGGAGGAAAGAAGAAGCGTCGgcgagaggaggaggaggaagtcGGTTGCAGTCATGCTGCGAATGAAGATGAATGTTTTTCTCTCC AGGATGAACTTACCTTTAGCGATACTTCTGTGGCGCTTCGGATGATGCGGTCTCAGTTTCCTCGCATTGACCAG GCTTCGGTGCCGCCATTCATATTACAGTCGCAATTGTACAGTAGCGTCAACGATAGAACCCAAGTCGATAGAGAACTTGAG CGGTTACGAAGGGATAAAGTTGTTCGTGTTTTCAAACTCAACACTGGACAAGATGATCATGCCATCATCTTTCTGGATGACTATCTAAACCAG GTTGATCGAATAGCCAAGAGGATGgaagagaagaaacagagtGATACTGATATTTTCAAGTGGTTCAAAGAGCATGTCCTTGATTCTAAACTTGAACCCAGTATTGCACATCATGAGCTT TGTTCGCTCTTATCATTGGGTGGAAATGTGAAGGATGCTCACATCACTCTCTTAATTAACGCTGGCCTTCTC ACACGCCAACTTATCGATCCAGACATGTACTGGTTCGCCATTCCCGGTATTGGCAAACTGTGGAAGGCTTTACTGCAG GGAAGGAAGGAGCTACTCTCCTTGCTAAAGCGAAAGCGACATAAAGAGATGTTCTTGGCCGAGCTTGAAAAGAAACGACTCCGCTACTCTCCTCTTGATATGAGATTTCACATTCGAGATCTCATTGGCTCCGGTCACCTCAAAACTTTTCAAACCACTTCTGGTTTGGTTGTTCGGGTTTCAACCGACTAA
- the LOC106357557 gene encoding serine/threonine-protein kinase 19 homolog isoform X2: MLNEMKNNCTNQETSAAAAGGKKKRRREEEEEVGCSHAANEDECFSLQDELTFSDTSVALRMMRSQFPRIDQSQLYSSVNDRTQVDRELERLRRDKVVRVFKLNTGQDDHAIIFLDDYLNQVDRIAKRMEEKKQSDTDIFKWFKEHVLDSKLEPSIAHHELCSLLSLGGNVKDAHITLLINAGLLTRQLIDPDMYWFAIPGIGKLWKALLQGRKELLSLLKRKRHKEMFLAELEKKRLRYSPLDMRFHIRDLIGSGHLKTFQTTSGLVVRVSTD; this comes from the exons ATGCTTAATGAAATGAAGAATAATTGCACAAATCAGGAAACCTCCGCCGCCGCTGCCGGAGGAAAGAAGAAGCGTCGgcgagaggaggaggaggaagtcGGTTGCAGTCATGCTGCGAATGAAGATGAATGTTTTTCTCTCC AGGATGAACTTACCTTTAGCGATACTTCTGTGGCGCTTCGGATGATGCGGTCTCAGTTTCCTCGCATTGACCAG TCGCAATTGTACAGTAGCGTCAACGATAGAACCCAAGTCGATAGAGAACTTGAG CGGTTACGAAGGGATAAAGTTGTTCGTGTTTTCAAACTCAACACTGGACAAGATGATCATGCCATCATCTTTCTGGATGACTATCTAAACCAG GTTGATCGAATAGCCAAGAGGATGgaagagaagaaacagagtGATACTGATATTTTCAAGTGGTTCAAAGAGCATGTCCTTGATTCTAAACTTGAACCCAGTATTGCACATCATGAGCTT TGTTCGCTCTTATCATTGGGTGGAAATGTGAAGGATGCTCACATCACTCTCTTAATTAACGCTGGCCTTCTC ACACGCCAACTTATCGATCCAGACATGTACTGGTTCGCCATTCCCGGTATTGGCAAACTGTGGAAGGCTTTACTGCAG GGAAGGAAGGAGCTACTCTCCTTGCTAAAGCGAAAGCGACATAAAGAGATGTTCTTGGCCGAGCTTGAAAAGAAACGACTCCGCTACTCTCCTCTTGATATGAGATTTCACATTCGAGATCTCATTGGCTCCGGTCACCTCAAAACTTTTCAAACCACTTCTGGTTTGGTTGTTCGGGTTTCAACCGACTAA
- the LOC106357557 gene encoding uncharacterized protein LOC106357557 isoform X5 has product MLNEMKNNCTNQETSAAAAGGKKKRRREEEEEVGCSHAANEDECFSLQDELTFSDTSVALRMMRSQFPRIDQASVPPFILQSQLYSSVNDRTQVDRELERLRRDKVVRVFKLNTGQDDHAIIFLDDYLNQVDRIAKRMEEKKQSDTDIFKWFKEHVLDSKLEPSIAHHELGRKELLSLLKRKRHKEMFLAELEKKRLRYSPLDMRFHIRDLIGSGHLKTFQTTSGLVVRVSTD; this is encoded by the exons ATGCTTAATGAAATGAAGAATAATTGCACAAATCAGGAAACCTCCGCCGCCGCTGCCGGAGGAAAGAAGAAGCGTCGgcgagaggaggaggaggaagtcGGTTGCAGTCATGCTGCGAATGAAGATGAATGTTTTTCTCTCC AGGATGAACTTACCTTTAGCGATACTTCTGTGGCGCTTCGGATGATGCGGTCTCAGTTTCCTCGCATTGACCAG GCTTCGGTGCCGCCATTCATATTACAGTCGCAATTGTACAGTAGCGTCAACGATAGAACCCAAGTCGATAGAGAACTTGAG CGGTTACGAAGGGATAAAGTTGTTCGTGTTTTCAAACTCAACACTGGACAAGATGATCATGCCATCATCTTTCTGGATGACTATCTAAACCAG GTTGATCGAATAGCCAAGAGGATGgaagagaagaaacagagtGATACTGATATTTTCAAGTGGTTCAAAGAGCATGTCCTTGATTCTAAACTTGAACCCAGTATTGCACATCATGAGCTT GGAAGGAAGGAGCTACTCTCCTTGCTAAAGCGAAAGCGACATAAAGAGATGTTCTTGGCCGAGCTTGAAAAGAAACGACTCCGCTACTCTCCTCTTGATATGAGATTTCACATTCGAGATCTCATTGGCTCCGGTCACCTCAAAACTTTTCAAACCACTTCTGGTTTGGTTGTTCGGGTTTCAACCGACTAA
- the LOC106357557 gene encoding serine/threonine-protein kinase 19 homolog isoform X3 — translation MLNEMKNNCTNQETSAAAAGGKKKRRREEEEEVGCSHAANEDECFSLQDELTFSDTSVALRMMRSQFPRIDQASVPPFILQSQLYSSVNDRTQVDRELERLRRDKVVRVFKLNTGQDDHAIIFLDDYLNQVDRIAKRMEEKKQSDTDIFKWFKEHVLDSKLEPSIAHHELTRQLIDPDMYWFAIPGIGKLWKALLQGRKELLSLLKRKRHKEMFLAELEKKRLRYSPLDMRFHIRDLIGSGHLKTFQTTSGLVVRVSTD, via the exons ATGCTTAATGAAATGAAGAATAATTGCACAAATCAGGAAACCTCCGCCGCCGCTGCCGGAGGAAAGAAGAAGCGTCGgcgagaggaggaggaggaagtcGGTTGCAGTCATGCTGCGAATGAAGATGAATGTTTTTCTCTCC AGGATGAACTTACCTTTAGCGATACTTCTGTGGCGCTTCGGATGATGCGGTCTCAGTTTCCTCGCATTGACCAG GCTTCGGTGCCGCCATTCATATTACAGTCGCAATTGTACAGTAGCGTCAACGATAGAACCCAAGTCGATAGAGAACTTGAG CGGTTACGAAGGGATAAAGTTGTTCGTGTTTTCAAACTCAACACTGGACAAGATGATCATGCCATCATCTTTCTGGATGACTATCTAAACCAG GTTGATCGAATAGCCAAGAGGATGgaagagaagaaacagagtGATACTGATATTTTCAAGTGGTTCAAAGAGCATGTCCTTGATTCTAAACTTGAACCCAGTATTGCACATCATGAGCTT ACACGCCAACTTATCGATCCAGACATGTACTGGTTCGCCATTCCCGGTATTGGCAAACTGTGGAAGGCTTTACTGCAG GGAAGGAAGGAGCTACTCTCCTTGCTAAAGCGAAAGCGACATAAAGAGATGTTCTTGGCCGAGCTTGAAAAGAAACGACTCCGCTACTCTCCTCTTGATATGAGATTTCACATTCGAGATCTCATTGGCTCCGGTCACCTCAAAACTTTTCAAACCACTTCTGGTTTGGTTGTTCGGGTTTCAACCGACTAA
- the LOC106357557 gene encoding uncharacterized protein LOC106357557 isoform X4 — translation MLNEMKNNCTNQETSAAAAGGKKKRRREEEEEVGCSHAANEDECFSLQDELTFSDTSVALRMMRSQFPRIDQASVPPFILQSQLYSSVNDRTQVDRELERLRRDKVVRVFKLNTGQDDHAIIFLDDYLNQVDRIAKRMEEKKQSDTDIFKWFKEHVLDSKLEPSIAHHELCSLLSLGGNVKDAHITLLINAGLLVYTPTYRSRHVLVRHSRYWQTVEGFTAGKEGATLLAKAKAT, via the exons ATGCTTAATGAAATGAAGAATAATTGCACAAATCAGGAAACCTCCGCCGCCGCTGCCGGAGGAAAGAAGAAGCGTCGgcgagaggaggaggaggaagtcGGTTGCAGTCATGCTGCGAATGAAGATGAATGTTTTTCTCTCC AGGATGAACTTACCTTTAGCGATACTTCTGTGGCGCTTCGGATGATGCGGTCTCAGTTTCCTCGCATTGACCAG GCTTCGGTGCCGCCATTCATATTACAGTCGCAATTGTACAGTAGCGTCAACGATAGAACCCAAGTCGATAGAGAACTTGAG CGGTTACGAAGGGATAAAGTTGTTCGTGTTTTCAAACTCAACACTGGACAAGATGATCATGCCATCATCTTTCTGGATGACTATCTAAACCAG GTTGATCGAATAGCCAAGAGGATGgaagagaagaaacagagtGATACTGATATTTTCAAGTGGTTCAAAGAGCATGTCCTTGATTCTAAACTTGAACCCAGTATTGCACATCATGAGCTT TGTTCGCTCTTATCATTGGGTGGAAATGTGAAGGATGCTCACATCACTCTCTTAATTAACGCTGGCCTTCTCGTAT ACACGCCAACTTATCGATCCAGACATGTACTGGTTCGCCATTCCCGGTATTGGCAAACTGTGGAAGGCTTTACTGCAG GGAAGGAAGGAGCTACTCTCCTTGCTAAAGCGAAAGCGACATAA
- the LOC106357559 gene encoding 5' exonuclease Apollo: MEMESGLISVDRWKSGSQAYFLTHMHSDHTRGLSAGWSHGPLFCSRTTASLFPSRFPGFDLSLLRVLPLSSSWQSLSLRSPSSGSPLLLHFIAIHAHHCPGSVMFIFRGDFGCFLYTGDFRWECDDAAVEEARTTLLAAVNDFPVDILYLDNTYCNPIYSFPSRLLAANLIAHLILSHPSHDIVIGVDSLGKEDLLLHLSRTLNIKIWVWPERLRTMHLLGFQDVFTTDTSLTRVRAVPRYSFSIQTLEGLNLMCPTIGIMPSGLPWLKTPFKGDANLSASLLTANNGRKPAAQQRELLLLQGAVHMFHENMYSVNYSDHSCYEEIGEFINLVKPKSMKGIVVSSSCYVDPLYYFGRVCGVSQPPELLLLRPDSREQFRAVRIKSYSTKDETINSKKEKWRKGDGRSSLRRNKKRRARIQVKCAKIAEVD; the protein is encoded by the exons atggagatggagagCGGTTTGATATCGGTGGACCGGTGGAAGAGTGGGAGTCAAGCCTACTTCTTGACTCATATGCACTCCGATCACACTCGCGGCCTCTCCGCCGGCTGGTCCCACGGTCCTCTCTTCTGCTCCCGCACCACCGCCTCCCTCTTCCCCTCCCGATTCCCCGGCTTCGACCTCTCCTTGCTCCGCGTCCTCCCCCTCTCTTCTTCCTGGCAATCTCTCTCCCTCCGCTCTCCTTCCTCCGGCTCCCCCCTTCTCCTCCATTTCATCGCCATCCACGCCCACCACTGCCCCG GATCGGTGATGTTCATCTTCCGTGGAGACTTCGGATGTTTTCTCTACACAGGTGACTTCCGCTGGGAATGTGATGATGCAGCAGTAGAGGAAGCAAGGACCACTCTCCTCGCTGCTGTCAACGACTTCCCCGTCGACATTCTCTACTTGGATAACACCTACTGCAATCCCATCTACTCCTTCCCTTCCCGTCTTCTCGCTGCCAATCTGATTGCCCACCTTATCCTCTCTCATCCTTCCCACGATATCGTCATTGGAGTTGACTCTCTCGGCAAGGAAGATCTTCTCCTTCATCTCTCCCGTACTCTCAACATCAAG ATTTGGGTTTGGCCAGAGCGACTCCGCACCATGCACCTCCTTGGCTTCCAAGACGTTTTCACCACTGACACGTCTCTTACAAGAGTCCGTGCTGTCCCTCGCTATAGTTTCAGCATTCAGACGCTCGAGGGGCTCAATCTGATGTGCCCAACCATCGGCATCATGCCTTCGGGTCTCCCATGGCTCAAAACACCTTTCAAAGGAGATGCCAATCTCTCTGCTTCTCTTCTTACCGCTAATAACGGTAGGAAGCCTGCAGCTCAACAGAGAGAATTACTACTACTACAAGGGGCAGTGCATATGTTCCATGAGAATATGTATTCGGTCAACTACTCTGATCACTCTTGCTACGAGGAGATTGGAGAGTTCATTAATCTTGTCAAGCCCAAGAGCATGAAAGGCATTGTGGTTTCATCCTCATGCTATGTTGACCCTCTCTACTATTTTGGGCGTGTCTGCGGTGTTAGCCAGCCTCCAGAGTTGCTTCTTTTGAGGCCTGACTCCAGAGAGCAATTTCGAGCTGTTAGGATCAAGTCATATTCTACCAAGGACGAGACAATAAATTCGAAAAAGGAAAAATGGAGAAAGGGAGATGGCCGTTCGAGTTTGaggagaaacaagaagaggagagcACGTATACAAGTTAAGTGCGCCAAAATTGCAGAGGTTGATTAG
- the LOC106357560 gene encoding H/ACA ribonucleoprotein complex subunit 3-like protein has protein sequence MYLQCYINENGDKVYTTKKESPLGLATESAHPARFSPDDKYSKERVTLKKRFGLLPIQGAPVKY, from the exons ATGTATCTTCAGTGCTATATCAACGAAAATGGCGACAAGGTTTACACCACTAAG AAGGAATCACCGCTCGGGTTAGCCACTGAATCTGCCCATCCAG CCCGATTCTCCCCTGACGATAAATATTCAAAGGAGAGAGTTACATTGAAGAAGCGTTTTGGTCTCTTACCCATCCAGGGCGCACCTGTCAAGTACTGA
- the BNAA07G00330D gene encoding uncharacterized protein BNAA07G00330D — MRKSTEKASGFVKAEEKTVKPPFRLAVDDTKPVLQDPILRSDPMETEEAVLRLPSFPMIRPSKS, encoded by the exons ATGAGGAAATCTACAGAGAAGGCCTCGGGTTTTGTTAAAGCGGAAGAGAAAACTGTGAAACCTCCTTTCAGACTTGCCGTCGATGACACCAAACCTGTTCTTCAGGACCCG ATTCTGAGATCGGACCCAATGGAGACAGAAGAAGCAGTCCTGAGGCTGCCCTCTTTCCCGATGATCAGACCATCTAAATCATAA
- the LOC106357558 gene encoding serine/threonine-protein kinase tricornered isoform X2, producing the protein MDSAKGWFQKRQMRGGSRYKGGSGGGGGGSNGSADEQPNVETDEEAVSNTTKQKVAAAKQYIENHYKEQMKILQERKERRSLLEQKLADADVCEEDQNNLLKFLEKKETEYMRLQRHKLGVADFDLLTMIGKGAFGEVRICKEKTTGQVYAMKKLKKAEMLRRGQVEHVRAERNLLAEVDSNYIVKLYCSFQDDDHLYLVMEYLPGGDMMTLLMRKDTLTEEEAKFYVAETVLAIESIHRHNYIHRDIKPDNLLLDRYGHLRLSDFGLCKPLDCSAIGENEFSNNPNNGSTTEQEGGSGAPKRTQQEQLEHWQKNRRKLAYSTVGTPDYIAPEVLLKKGYGMECDWWSLGAIMYEMLVGYPPFYADDPMSTCRKIVNWKSHLKFPEEAVLSREAKDLINSLLCSVRRRLGSKGADELKAHPWFETVDWDTIFDMDAAFVPEVNDDLDTQNFEKFDEMLSSKDINFVGYTYKNFEIVNDYQVPGMAELKKKNKSKRPPMVKSLFDGGSSETSDPPETTTKSAGDRPPPVPPVVQGSFLKLLPPELEVRPKQEESEAC; encoded by the exons ATGGATTCTGCAAAGGGTTGGTTTCAGAAGCGGCAGATGCGTGGAGGATCCAGATATAAAGGTGGttccggtggtggtggtggaggtagTAATGGCTCTGCCGATGAGCAACCAAACGTGGAAACTGATGAAGAAGCTGTCTCTAACACTACCAAGCAGAAAGTTGCAGCTGCTAAACAGTACATTGAGAATCATTACAAAGAGCAGATGAAGATTCTtcaagagaggaaagaaag GCGAAGCCTGCTAGAGCAGAAGCTGGCAGATGCTGATGTTTGTGAAGAAGATCAAAACAATCTTCTCAAGTTTCTGGAGAAGAAGGAGACAGAGTACATGCGCCTTCAGCGCCATAAGCTAGGCGTTGCTGATTTTGATTTGCTTACCATGATTGGCAAAGGTGCTTTTGGGGAG GTTAGAATTTGTAAAGAAAAGACGACAGGTCAAGTTTATGCAATGAAAAAGCTCAAGAAGGCCGAGATGCTTCGTAGAGGCCAG GTTGAACATGTGAGAGCAGAGAGGAACCTACTTGCGGAAGTGGACAGTAACTACATTGTTAAGCTTTATTGTTCATTTCAAGATGATGACCACCTTTACCTTGTGATGGAGTATCTTCCTGGTGGTGACATGATGACTCTGCTGATGCGCAAAGATACTCTGACAGAAGAGGAAGCCAAGTTCTATGTCGCTGAGACAGTTCTTGCTATCGAGTCCATCCACAGGCACAATTACATTCACAGGGATATCAAGCCGGACAACTTGTTGCTTGACAGATATGGGCATCTCAGACTGtcggatttcggattgtgtAAACCGTTGGACTGCAGTGCCATTGGAGAAAACGAATTTTCAAACAATCCGAATAACGGATCTACTACGGAGCAAGAGGGCGGATCAGGTGCTCCAAAAAGAACACAGCAGGAACAGCTTGAACATTGGCAGAAGAACAGGAGAAAGCTA GCTTATTCGACAGTTGGAACACCAGATTACATAGCTCCAGAAGTTCTGTTGAAGAAAGGCTATGGAATGGAGTGTGACTG GTGGTCTCTTGGAGCTATCATGTATGAAATGCTAGTAGGGTATCCTCCTTTCTATGCAGATGATCCTATGTCAACCTGTAGAAAG ATAGTAAACTGGAAAAGTCATTTGAAGTTTCCAGAGGAAGCAGTCTTGTCAAGGGAAGCAAAAGATCTGATCAACAGTCTTTTGTGCAGTGTCAGACGCAGGCTTGGTTCCAAAGGTGCTGATGAACTCAAG GCTCATCCATGGTTTGAAACTGTTGATTGGGATACCATATTCGATATGGATGCAGCGTTTGTTCCCGAGGTCAATGACGATTTAGACACTCAGAATTTTGAAAAGTTTGACGAG ATGCTGTCGTCAAAGGACATAAACTTTGTAGGGTACACTTACAAGAACTTTGAGATCGTTAATGATTACCAAGTTCCTGGAATGG CGGagttaaagaagaagaataagtcGAAGCGACCACCAATGGTCAAATCACTCTTCG ATGGTGGATCATCAGAGACATCGGATCCGCCGGAAACAACGACGAAATCGGCTGGTGATCGACCTCCGCCTGTTCCTCCGGTGGTTCAGGGAAGCTTTCTGAAACTTCTGCCACCAGAACTTGAAGTGAGGCCTAAGCAGGAAGAATCTGAAGCTTGCTAA
- the LOC106357558 gene encoding serine/threonine-protein kinase tricornered isoform X1, which yields MDSAKGWFQKRQMRGGSRYKGGSGGGGGGSNGSADEQPNVETDEEAVSNTTKQKVAAAKQYIENHYKEQMKILQERKERRSLLEQKLADADVCEEDQNNLLKFLEKKETEYMRLQRHKLGVADFDLLTMIGKGAFGEVRICKEKTTGQVYAMKKLKKAEMLRRGQVEHVRAERNLLAEVDSNYIVKLYCSFQDDDHLYLVMEYLPGGDMMTLLMRKDTLTEEEAKFYVAETVLAIESIHRHNYIHRDIKPDNLLLDRYGHLRLSDFGLCKPLDCSAIGENEFSNNPNNGSTTEQEGGSGAPKRTQQEQLEHWQKNRRKLAYSTVGTPDYIAPEVLLKKGYGMECDWWSLGAIMYEMLVGYPPFYADDPMSTCRKIVNWKSHLKFPEEAVLSREAKDLINSLLCSVRRRLGSKGADELKAHPWFETVDWDTIFDMDAAFVPEVNDDLDTQNFEKFDESESQTETSSKSGPWRKMLSSKDINFVGYTYKNFEIVNDYQVPGMAELKKKNKSKRPPMVKSLFDGGSSETSDPPETTTKSAGDRPPPVPPVVQGSFLKLLPPELEVRPKQEESEAC from the exons ATGGATTCTGCAAAGGGTTGGTTTCAGAAGCGGCAGATGCGTGGAGGATCCAGATATAAAGGTGGttccggtggtggtggtggaggtagTAATGGCTCTGCCGATGAGCAACCAAACGTGGAAACTGATGAAGAAGCTGTCTCTAACACTACCAAGCAGAAAGTTGCAGCTGCTAAACAGTACATTGAGAATCATTACAAAGAGCAGATGAAGATTCTtcaagagaggaaagaaag GCGAAGCCTGCTAGAGCAGAAGCTGGCAGATGCTGATGTTTGTGAAGAAGATCAAAACAATCTTCTCAAGTTTCTGGAGAAGAAGGAGACAGAGTACATGCGCCTTCAGCGCCATAAGCTAGGCGTTGCTGATTTTGATTTGCTTACCATGATTGGCAAAGGTGCTTTTGGGGAG GTTAGAATTTGTAAAGAAAAGACGACAGGTCAAGTTTATGCAATGAAAAAGCTCAAGAAGGCCGAGATGCTTCGTAGAGGCCAG GTTGAACATGTGAGAGCAGAGAGGAACCTACTTGCGGAAGTGGACAGTAACTACATTGTTAAGCTTTATTGTTCATTTCAAGATGATGACCACCTTTACCTTGTGATGGAGTATCTTCCTGGTGGTGACATGATGACTCTGCTGATGCGCAAAGATACTCTGACAGAAGAGGAAGCCAAGTTCTATGTCGCTGAGACAGTTCTTGCTATCGAGTCCATCCACAGGCACAATTACATTCACAGGGATATCAAGCCGGACAACTTGTTGCTTGACAGATATGGGCATCTCAGACTGtcggatttcggattgtgtAAACCGTTGGACTGCAGTGCCATTGGAGAAAACGAATTTTCAAACAATCCGAATAACGGATCTACTACGGAGCAAGAGGGCGGATCAGGTGCTCCAAAAAGAACACAGCAGGAACAGCTTGAACATTGGCAGAAGAACAGGAGAAAGCTA GCTTATTCGACAGTTGGAACACCAGATTACATAGCTCCAGAAGTTCTGTTGAAGAAAGGCTATGGAATGGAGTGTGACTG GTGGTCTCTTGGAGCTATCATGTATGAAATGCTAGTAGGGTATCCTCCTTTCTATGCAGATGATCCTATGTCAACCTGTAGAAAG ATAGTAAACTGGAAAAGTCATTTGAAGTTTCCAGAGGAAGCAGTCTTGTCAAGGGAAGCAAAAGATCTGATCAACAGTCTTTTGTGCAGTGTCAGACGCAGGCTTGGTTCCAAAGGTGCTGATGAACTCAAG GCTCATCCATGGTTTGAAACTGTTGATTGGGATACCATATTCGATATGGATGCAGCGTTTGTTCCCGAGGTCAATGACGATTTAGACACTCAGAATTTTGAAAAGTTTGACGAG TCAGAATCGCAAACTGAGACATCATCCAAGTCTGGCCCATGGAGGAAG ATGCTGTCGTCAAAGGACATAAACTTTGTAGGGTACACTTACAAGAACTTTGAGATCGTTAATGATTACCAAGTTCCTGGAATGG CGGagttaaagaagaagaataagtcGAAGCGACCACCAATGGTCAAATCACTCTTCG ATGGTGGATCATCAGAGACATCGGATCCGCCGGAAACAACGACGAAATCGGCTGGTGATCGACCTCCGCCTGTTCCTCCGGTGGTTCAGGGAAGCTTTCTGAAACTTCTGCCACCAGAACTTGAAGTGAGGCCTAAGCAGGAAGAATCTGAAGCTTGCTAA
- the LOC106357562 gene encoding rab GTPase-activating protein 22 yields the protein MFCCPYIMWRSGGEDLQGFYPVRPECLADVPRTRFKSRAGKTLSARRWHAAFTEDGHLDMEKVLRRIQRGGIHPSIKGAVWEFLLGCYDPDSTFDERTKLRTLRREQYAAWKQECKTMVPVLGTGTYITMAVVQQNGEPIDESSVENQGWVVKETVRDERVLQWMLSLHQIGLDVARTDRYLSFYEDGANQSKLWDVLAIYTWLNLDIGYVQGMNDICSPMIILFEDEADAFWCFERAMRRLRENFRATATSMGVQTQLGVLSQVIKTVDPRLHQHLEDLDGGEYLFAIRMLMVLFRREFSFLDALYLWELMWAMEYNPNMFATYEELEDRNNNNNAADDPKLLKRYGKFERKYVNSGKNERHSNTIAVFVVASVLQTKNKRLLKEAKGLDDVVQILGDIAGNLDAKKACKEALKIHEKFLKKANRP from the exons ATGTTTTGCTGCCCATACATAATGTGGAGATCAGGAGGAGAAGATTTGCAAGGTTTCTACCCAGTTAGACCTGAATGTCTAGCTGATGTTCCCAGGACCCGCTTTAAATCCAGG GCTGGAAAGACTCTAAGTGCAAGAAGATGGCACGCTGCCTTTACTGAAGATGGCCATTTGGATATGGAAAAAGTCCTCCGACGTATTCAGCGTGGA GGAATTCATCCCTCCATCAAAGGCGCTGTTTGGGAGTTTTTGTTAGGTTGTTACGATCCTGACAGCACTTTTGATGAAAGGACCAAGCTCCGGACTCTAAGAAG GGAGCAGTACGCTGCTTGGAAACAAGAATGTAAGACTATGGTTCCTGTCCTTGGCACCGGCACCTACATCACTATGGCTGTTGTTCAACAAAATGGCGAACCAATTGATGAATCTTCTGTTGAAAATCAAGGCTGGGTCGTCAAAGAGACTGTTAGAGACGAGAGAGTCCTCCAATGGATGCTCTCCTTGCATCAGATCG GCCTTGACGTTGCTAGAACAGATCGCTATCTTTCCTTTTATGAGGATGGTGCTAATCAGTCCAAACTATGGGATGTTCTTGCCATATATACTTGGTTGAATCTTGATATCGGTTACGTTCAAG GTATGAATGATATATGTTCCCCTATGATAATCCTCTTTGAGGATGAAGCCGATGCTTTCTGGTGCTTTGAGCGTGCAATGCGAAGACTG AGAGAAAATTTCAGGGCAACAGCAACATCAATGGGTGTGCAGACTCAGCTGGGTGTGCTCTCACAGGTCATTAAAACGGTTGATCCTCGCCTCCATCAACATCTAG AGGATCTGGATGGTGGGGAGTATCTGTTTGCTATAAGGATGTTGATGGTACTTTTCAGGAGAGAGTTCTCCTTCCTCGACGCTTTGTACCTTTGGGAG CTGATGTGGGCAATGGAGTATAATCCAAACATGTTTGCAACATACGAGGAACTAGAAGACcggaacaacaacaacaacgcaGCAGACGATCCCAAGTTACTAAAACGTTATGGCAAGTTTGAGAGGAAATACGTGAACAGCGGAAAGAACGAGCGACATAGCAATACGATTGCTGTTTTCGTGGTCGCTAGCGTTCTGCAGACAAAGAACAAACGTCTCTTAAAGGAAGCTAAAGGCCTAGACGACGTTGTTCAG ATACTAGGAGACATCGCCGGTAATCTTGACGCCAAAAAAGCGTGTAAAGAAGCGTTGAAGATCCATGAAAAGTTCCTCAAAAAG GCTAATAGGCCATGA